CGCCCAGCTGCGGCGTCGACGGCACCGACTTGGACGAAATTCCGTTCGACGCGGAGGAGTACTCGCCCGGCCCGAACAATTCGCGAGGGCGACGTGAATCTATTTGCAAATTTGACGCCGCTCGTTTGAAAGGTAACGGAGTACTCGGAACTGAACGTGATGTGTAGTATTTATTTTTGTCCGTTACCAACTCTGACAGATCGAATTCGATGCTGTGCGCGCGTTTCAAGAAATCCTCGACGTTGTCAGGTGCAGCCGAGGTGTCTTCCGGGTAAGAATGATTAAAATGGTTAGCTAATTGTCCGGGAGACTGGTCGAGTAGTTCCTCGTCgccggggatgagcgagttcaACTGCTCGTCCGACAGAATCTGCGGCTCCGGCAACGGATCGCAACCGTTGCTCAAAGGATTGCCGGAGCTTAGAAGGCTTTGAGCGGCTGTCGAATTAAGTACATTGTTACTACTGTCTATGGCGTCATAAATTTTATCTAACGTCTCCGGGTTGAGGCCTGCTTTAGATATGTCACAAGTATCGGCTAGAGAGCCAAAATCGCAGAACTCGTTGGGCACGGGAGTGGGTGGCACGGAGCCGACGGGCGTGTGCATATAGGACGCGAGCGGCGCGCCCACGCCCGGCTTCAGCGGCACCGACTGCGAGCGGAAGCAGGCCTCGTGGTCCGCTCGGTAGCTCCCCAGGGACTCCTGGAAGAACTGGCTCACCTCACTCGACAGAGGGTCCGCCGACAGCGGCTGAGCCATGTCTCCGTTTATACCGTCTCGAAACTGTACATTCGGAAGAAAATTTAAATGAAGATTGCTGGAGCCATTCGACACGCCCGCGTTACACTGGAACATGTGGCTCTTATATTGTGATGTCAATATGTTGGGCGAAGGAGGCGCCGACATGGGTTGGCAATATTTGACGTTGGGCCCGCATAACGATGTTTTAGGAAAAAACTTCTGTTCGTTCGGAATTGCAAACGGCTTGGAGTTGGGGTCTCCGACGCCCAACGACAACGGGTTTCTTCTCTTCCTCCCGTTGAGCTTGGGTATGGGTCGGGGACAGAGTCGCGAGCGCGGCACCGGCGTGTTGCGCGGGCTCACGAAGGGGCTGGCGGCCGTGCTGTGCGAGATGGGCGATGTCTGCAGCGACCCGCCCATCATCGCGGGCTTGCTCATCTTTGACGGGCTGTGACCTCTCTGAACGAACCCGACCGGAGATTTGGTATGAAAATTTCCGGGAGAGTGGCAGCCGTCCGAGATAGGTACGAAGTCATACTGCTGCGTTCTTGTGGTTGGACTTTGAGGTACATTATGACTGTTTCCGTTGTAGAGATGAGTTGCTGCCGCCGTCGATATCTGACCTGGACCGCCCGGGTTTGTGTAGGGCATAGCGGTTCCGTTGCCGTTAGTGATCGTCGCACGATGTTTGTGACTGTTCGAGCCGGCTTGGCCGGTCGAAGTCGATCCGTTAATggtcacaataccggtatttgtgACTGGTTTGAAAGCTCCTTCCGTGACCACGGACTTAGCAATGTTAACGACAGAATCGCGTACGTTTTCTCGAGGCAGCTGAATTTCCTTATTCAATGGCAGGCTCTGAGAACTGGACCCGCTTTGATTCTTTAGATTTTTTGCAAGTAACTCCCGCAGCTgagatattttttcatttttacctTGGCTATGATCGTCTTGGGGGTCCAGGCCTGTGTCTAAAAAAGCAGCAGCGTCAGCACAAGAGGGCGcgggtggcggcggcggcgggggcgggggcggctcACCGCGCTGGTGGAAGTACTGCAGCAGCTCCTCCTCGTGCTCCTGGCTGTTGCCTTCGTTGAGGTAGTCGTCGAGCGCGTGCTTGTCGATGTTGCAAATGCTGATCACGCGTTCTCTGTTCAGTATTTCAGAGTGTTTCTCTTCGCATATCATGCCCGTCTTGATGTTGATCCCGTCCAAGCCGCAGCACGAATCGGGAGTGGCCGACCGCTCCGGTGAATCGGTCCCGTCCGTAGAGGTCCTTTTCGTTCTAGTGATCCGTTCCAGTGCAGCTTTCCGTATTTTGCTGCGCTCACACTTAGGCGTCGGAGCCTTCACCGACCGTGTCGGACTCGCCGCCTCCTGTTGCTCCCGGGCCAGCGCCGCGGCGGTGCTTTTGGACCGGCTCGATACGTTTTTTGGATCCTCTAAAAAAGCAACCTCTGAACGACTTGACGATTCCGCTCCGGTCCCGGAAGCGGAGGTGGAGGCGGCTAGCGCCTGCCGTGCGGCATTTAGTTTGCCGCCCAGAATCTCGGCGGCTCGCATTTTTTTCGGTAGGTATTCAGTCCTGGGAAAATCCTCCGGAACGTGCGTGGAGGGGCCCGCGGGCGGCGCTCGACTGTCGGCGGGCGAAGGCCGAGGCGAACCCGCCCGCGCCTCACTCTGGTACGTCTCCAGTATCAGCTTTTTGCCCGGCAGGTGAAGGCGCACGGGCGCCGGCGGCGGCTCGGGCGGCCGTCGGCGCTGCCACTCCGTGCGCTCGGTGGACAAGTCGAGAGACGCGTCGCTGCTGAGGTTGATCGGGAGGTTGTGAGTCGCGTCCGTGAGGTCGCGCGGGGCGTACGGAGGCTCGAACACGTAGGCGTCGGGGCGGTAGTCGTGTCCGGGGATGGCGGggtgcggcgcgggcggcgggtgCGCCCGCGGCGGGGCGGCGTACGGCGGGAAGGATGGGGGGCGTGCCTCGTACACGTAGGTGGGCTGGTAGTGGTAGGGGGGCTCGGCGGCGGGCTCGCTCTCGTGCTTGACGGGCGCGTGCCCGGGCGGCACGTGCCCGGGCGGCGCGTGCCCTCCGCGCGCGCCGTGCGCCGCGTATGATGTGGACGGCGGCGACTCACTCAATAATTCCACACCTTTGTTCTTCTTCGGTCGACCTGGTGTACCTTGCGTCTACAAATGAAAATGCAACCGTTAACGTACCAAACTCTGTTAGTTATTAAATTATGtatcattaattattttcgGACACTTGCATCAATATGCTTGTGCTTTGCTACTTATCTATCTCGTAATGTAAATCTAAATAAAGTTATAAAGAATGTTAACCTGCAGTTTCCGTTTTAGCTGTTTCATCAATTGTCTGTTTGTGGGATCTTCCGAAGATCCTGGCACTGGAAAAATGTAAGAATATATAAAAtttcaataattattaattatatttaaatttgcaATAAGGTTAAATCAAAACGTTTATTTTGGATACGAACTTCTTTCATCTTCTGACGGCCACGGCGgccttttgaaataaaataaaagtacataactGTGTTCCATTTAATtatgatttaaattgtattgtgAGTAATAGACAATAGTACTAGTATCAGGAAGGTGGGGCGCTAGAGGATATCTACTATCTACTACCACAtaaagacacacacacacacacacaacagtAAATTAATCAAGACTATTATCCTCCATACGTGCCGTGACAGCTCCAACATGCTGGACAACTATACTGTCCGAGCAACATACACGGTGCTTGTTGTTGTGTGGACGTACCGTGCGACGAGGCGAGGGGCAGCGGGGTGTGGCTGGGCGGTGCTGGCGCACGCGACGGTCCCGCCGACGCCACATGCCGGGACAGCTCCAACATGCTGGACAACTATACTGTCCGAGCAACATACACGGTGCTTGTTGTTGTGTGGACGTACCGTGCGACGAGGCGAGGGGCGGCGGGGTGTGGCTGGGCGGTGCTGGCGCACGCGACGGTCCCGCCGACGCCACATGCCGGGACAGCTCCAACATGCTGGACAACTATACTGTCCGAGCAACATACACGGTGCTTGTTGTAGTGTGGACGTACCGTGCGACGAGGCGAGGGGCGGCGGGGTGTGGCTGGGCGGTGCTGGAGCACGCGACGGTCCCGCCAACGCCACATGCCGGGACAGCTCCAACATGCTGGACAACTTTACAGTCCGAGCAACATACACGGTGCTTGTTGTAGTGTGGACGTACCGTGCGACGAGGCGAGGGGCGGCGGGGTGTGGCTGGGCGGTGCTGGAGCACGCGACGGTCCCGCCAACGCCACATGCCGGGACAGCTCCAACATGCTGGACAACTTTACAGTCCGAGCAACATACACGGTGCTTGTTGTAGTGTGGACGTACCGTGCGACGAGGCGAGGGGCGGCGGGGTGTGGCTGGGCGGTGCTGGAGCACGCGACGGTCCCGCCGACGCCACATGCCGGGACAGCTCCAACATGCTCGAAAACTTTATGCCTGTTCGCGCAACATACACATCGTTATGTTATGTACACTCAGCCGCAGAACTTGttaagcgagcgaggtgttcaaaattaacaCATCTTTATAGTAGATAGAATAAGAGCGCGCGAAGGTCATTCATTATGAAAACATCACTGATTTgattgattagaaaaaaatcTTATCAATGGATGGTCCGTGAATTAGTGAATAATTCTTAGGCTGAGCATTCctagcttcgatcaacacgggcttatatcttgacattcaaatcattctgccatttttcgcgggggggaacgtgcacacagtcgcacttctcacacacttacatacaaaatccaatctgtaatgacgacgcaaatacatagaaaatgacaccctacacagacaaatcttgcacacctcgatctgtttttgtgtacgaacgaatcacaagtgtcacaacacgcacactaacacattttcgtcaaagaattttattgttttctgagagatgagaagtcggatttgtcgctcgaccgatccgcaatttgtactgggcgagcaaaatcgataaatccagcaattacatgagactaaaatataaagattgtgtttaaatgtaattaaacgtatgacatgtaaaaaaaatattacatgtgaaatttaacaccttatttttgtaaatttgatgtctcCGATCTCTTTTTACatcaaaaaaccgagcaattggcATTTATTCTGCTGCTGTgctcactcgcgcgtctggactcggtctagtttaaaatccgagcgcaactagttttattacccgcgctagatcagttgatcttgtacctaggcagaggggaaatagtgcgaatgccgcgtcCCTTCCGTGTTGGTCGAAGATTACTAGAGATCAACGACTTCTACAATCCCCCTCCCCTCTACGGGCCGATTCTGACGGACTGCaaccagtgttgtgaataacgcttatttttaggcttaaagactcgagccctcaagactcctaagtcttgaagactcgactatatttgagaattgtatttatttattttacaagtatggatgtaagaaatcgtctttgccgcctttgaggcgttaagcctcgagagtcttaagggttcgagtctttaagcctcaaatagagcgttattcacaacactaactGCAACACATATTGTatgcaatttgtatggaaactgTACGCCAACtacaacgtcggcgtgcagttcccatacaagttgcagtcgggttacagtccgtctgtaccggccctaccTAGTCGCTAGCAAAGCTTCCGACCTCGCTAGTATCCAACGGTGAAGACGGTGGTTTTCCACCAATTTTCATTGCGCCCCTACAAACTATCAACGCCCCAACAGCATATTTATGCAATTGCGCGGCAAGGCGCTTATATAACTAGCGGGCAAACTTATACAGAAAATGTATgacacttagcgccacttgcaccattccactaacccggcgttaatcggttaaacctggagttgacatggttaccagtacaatttgacactggattaacggtttaacctcttaaccccgggttagtgagatggtgcaagtggcccttacctAATTTACTTTCCGCCCAGTCAAGCACAGTCCGCTCAGTGTCCCTCGATGTATCACGCAACCCCTGGAacagattatttaggtatatgtttatttagaacacaaacattcgtaataaacataattattacatatgaTGTACACAGTACACATGTACAAACTCAAAGAGAAGTTACAAATAGACCCGGTTTCATTTTTAGGTATACACAATGTTAAAAAATAAGGTAGGTAATAGAAATAAACCACGTAGGTAGTTCAAGAATAATAACGTATAATCACGGGCAATGAAAACGGGCCACCTTGTATagaaaatttccatacaaagaGTACTTAAGACCATTTTCATTGTCTCTGATGTACATTAATGTGTCGATTTTTTAATGCAATAAGTACTTACTAAAAGAACATCGTATTATTAAAAGGATATTGGACCAAtatctattatttttaaagaaattggGAACTCGCCTGAAAAAATAATGACTAAAATAATGATTGCGAGAAAAACTCATTCACCATTAAAAGAACAATACCATACCTTGGACGATTCACCCAAATCTGGTAACTGTGGAACttccaatttaattttttttcgaagGCCAGCATAGCAATACCTGTAATTCATATTTTAAACATCACTCAAACAAATCATTATTGGCAGCTCCGTAACTTTTATTAAGAGCACacgtcaacgtgcacactagcgccactgctaaataatcgtgattatttaaatttaacgaaagatatttttaaaaagggggccgctacggtaTCTTGTATtgaagtaccttttgaatacatcaaactagtttctattctatgttgctggattcgtcaatctgtgaactcaaaacaaaaacggccgttttaactttggacgcatagattgacgaatccagcaacatagaaactagtttgatgtaagtagtcaaaaggtactttaatacaagatacagtacgtagcggcccccttttttaaatctatttcgttaaatttaaataatcacgattatttagcagtggcgctagtgtgcacgttgatggactCTTAACATGGTCTACCATGCACCGACTTTTAAACAAGCATTAGAAGTACATATTTCAATCGTAACAACGCTGTTTAcatttaatagtaggtactgtattatttaatataacaGCATAACAATTTCTGCGTGAATAAATTTGGATGTCGTTTTTGGGTAAATATTACGTATTTTTATGTCATGGCAGTGAATGAGCGCATATGTATATTCGCATAGCGTATTTGTATTAAACATAGGCATCTTATAACATAACACATGTATGGGTATAATATTCCGAGAGTGAAACCCGTAACTAACCATAAAGTATTTATGGCACCTACTTGTAACGCATTAGTCGTTTTTAGCATAACTTAGAGTAGAGTTACGAATCTGAGTCTATAAaaccattatattatattataagcttCCATGAGCAGAGAGTAAGAATTCTTACACAGAAAGCATAATGTTGTTCAACTGAAATAACTGTTACTTTCTAGTGaccattcataaaactttacatgCTCGCCTCTTTTAGTTAAAATAAGCCTTGTCTCTATCTAACAACCATAACTTTTAATGTAATGTGGCAGATAAAGACAAAAGATAGTTAATTTAACTATATTCGTTGAAAGTTGGGCGGAActttataaataacataaaacaaaCATCTCGCTCTTAAAATGCACCTAGATATTCTAGTGTAAATTGATCATGATTCATGACATAGCGTAAGCGTTGTATTGTAAGGTATTTACAATAGTTGACAATAATAtgcaaaaataattaatgattCATTTAGCTACCACTAAGAAATCGCTGAGCAAGTTGGTGAGATGATAAAATCTTATACGAGACATGAGAATGGGTCGCTCGCGGTGGTGTAAGTTTACGGATAATTTTActacaatatatgtattattttattcgctttgcgGCATGCAGCATCAATCAGTTGATTCCAAAATatctgtaggtatgtatacgGGCTAAATATCAAAACCGTTGATTTAAAACACAATGATCAGTTCGCAAGTGCTTGAGTTAAATTTTTCGCCAATTTGATTAAATTGTCTGATCAAATCaggtggtgtggacgcaaacgacaatttggctcgccgattacGACCGATAAAATGGAGGTGCGGATGCAAGTATActaatttgtgacgctagtattcGCGTGGAGGATTTATTAGAGCGCTCAAATATCAccgtaaatttaaaattggtgattaaattggagattgacgccaatttcttttCTTCCCGTCTGGACTGACCTTTAGTTTCTGATTTTTATCAGACCAGACCACGGCACATCCCAAAGGACTTCAATGACTTGATCGGCATTTCATGGTCGCGGTTTTTTAGATATTGTATATGATCtctgttttttttgtattgaaaaaccaaattatataAGACTTAAAACCAGGTGCCTGAATATATTCCGGTGCATATTAATTTCAGCCCGTGTGAGATGCGCTTTATTCTACACTACCACTCTTTGCCAGTAAGTAAACCAAATGTGCAATATAACATTTCTAATAAACTGTATATGCCTTTATCAAAGCGTTATTACTGGACTCTTCCAGTAATAACGCATTCCTCTGAATAAGATCTAAATAGATTGTTAAGTGTTTCAAGTACTTTTAATAGGTATTgggtttttttaaagaaactatctaagttattttacttaaaatataaatatttaacaaattaatgtcAAATAGTATTTGCTGCTAAGAACAGGCAGGGGCATGTTAACATTGTTAACGGACGCGTGAGTTACGTACAACAACGTACACATACACTTGCATGCCTTTCATTACTAGTCATTTATTACATTTGTAAACTAAAACCATTTACCGATGTTGGACTAGCAGGAATTTCATTTTATTCCGCAATTTCAATGGCAATGCAAATAATAACTCCTCAACGAAACACGGTTCTTCTGCTCATTAGAAGGGTCTTGGAGGCGATGATAGGCGTGAAAAAGCagacagtcagcaataaaattgtttttatatcatttttagggttccgtagccaaatggcaaagaacgggacccttatggattcgtcatgtcactcatgtatgtctgtctgtccgtgtatgtcacagacacttttttcctaaactataagaactatactgttgaaacttggtaattggtaagtagatgtattctgtgaaccgcattaagattttcacacaaaaatagaaaaaaaaaacaataaattttgggggttccccatacttagaactaaacctcaaaaatatttttttcatcaaacccatacgtgtggggtatctatggataggtcttaaaaaatgatattgaggtttctaatgtaatttttttctaaactgaatagtttgcgcgagagacacttccaaagtggtaaaatgtgtgtccccccccccctgtaacttctaaaataagagaatgataaaactaaaaaaaatatatgatgtacattaccatgtaaacttccaccgaaaattggtttgaacgagatctagtaagtagtttttttttatacgtcataaatcgcctaaatacggaacccttcatgggcgagtccgactcgcacttggccgcttttttttacctTGAATTTCCGCGCGTTCCTAGTCGTCTGGGACGCACGCTGGGATACACTTGCTTCATCACTTTACCAAAATCAGCTGTAGAAAGTGGCTTCATGTTGCTACTCATGCAATGTGctctgtaaaaataaaataaaaacaggtttaTTGGCAATTCATTGGTGTTTGCAaaagataatttataattatacagttttagtattttgtttttctaaATACTTAAACGCCAACGAGGTCCCGCTTCGTAATGACATAACAAATATATTTGCAATTGATTGCGATAATAATGTTAAGGTTTGGTACCTAtacgtacctattttaataaatgaatatttgAAACATTTTTACTCATACCGACCTCATCCCACAgtatactatgtaggtatacagggtgatatacaccgtgttttttttttatttccgttaatttcaaggttgcgttcctgagcttaaatcaagtaactttctcatagacaccgatattctaattaactccatttcggagataatcaataatttatttttttgctataaggcctctacaagcgtgtacacttcatacatttgctactaaacttaagtacaatcccggtcgatcgatgttcgaaatgacattgatatgtcacagaatttcatttgtttggttgagttaaatgtaatgcccgtgttacaacaacgctacatttaattactttttaaacttatttttttttgtaaaaacaaagcaaaaagatttttttttgaaaattaactacCTATGctatttagttctcttaaacgtacttaaccataccccgaagttaacggaattcaataaaaacacggtgtatataagctttatatatatcaacctgtatacctacatagaaacatccataactcagtgacaaatatttgtgataaacacacaaataaatgttgtTGTTTGTGTTGTAGAAATTTAGTACTATTAATAAAGGCAGCCCCTTTAGAAGTAGTGTTACAGTGTTAGTGGTTGAGGTCAACACTTACATGTATTCATCATACACATCCTGCTTGGGCAATGAGACATCAGGATCAACTTCCAAATGTGTTTGTATCCATGTTACAGTCTGCTGGAGTTCGGCCCTGTCAaatcattcattaaattaataataaacaaaataaattatcaaaTGGCACTACTGTGCTATAATGTAGGCACATTGAGCACAATGGAAAttgttgttttaaaaataacttgtaaaCAAATGCTTATACTTTTACTTCATACATTTTACGTCTATTTTATCATCATATTAGATGGATGGACCGGACATTGGGGGTCTTCTTTAGCTAAAATAAAGCCCCGCCATGCTTTCTTAAAACCACCCCAGTTCAAGGTGGTGTTAGGCTGAAGAGAATGAGACTACATTTTTGGATTGGCATTgactaataatataaaaattttaaaGAACATTAAGAAATGCTTGAGAAATCActctatttacaaataaatgagcAGAATCACCTGGAGCCTAGCGGGTTTATTGGCTGCTTGAGTGGATCATGTGGCGGAATGCCGGTGGGCAGCCGCAAGTACAAGAGGAGCCTCTCTGCACCACTCAGAGACTCCACTTCCTCTAACAGCTGGGCCACTCGCTGTCTTCCTTCATGGCTgcaaa
This genomic window from Cydia amplana chromosome Z, ilCydAmpl1.1, whole genome shotgun sequence contains:
- the LOC134661412 gene encoding uncharacterized protein LOC134661412 isoform X1 encodes the protein MLELSRHVASAGPSRAPAPPSHTPPPLASSHVPGSSEDPTNRQLMKQLKRKLQTQGTPGRPKKNKGVELLSESPPSTSYAAHGARGGHAPPGHVPPGHAPVKHESEPAAEPPYHYQPTYVYEARPPSFPPYAAPPRAHPPPAPHPAIPGHDYRPDAYVFEPPYAPRDLTDATHNLPINLSSDASLDLSTERTEWQRRRPPEPPPAPVRLHLPGKKLILETYQSEARAGSPRPSPADSRAPPAGPSTHVPEDFPRTEYLPKKMRAAEILGGKLNAARQALAASTSASGTGAESSSRSEVAFLEDPKNVSSRSKSTAAALAREQQEAASPTRSVKAPTPKCERSKIRKAALERITRTKRTSTDGTDSPERSATPDSCCGLDGINIKTGMICEEKHSEILNRERVISICNIDKHALDDYLNEGNSQEHEEELLQYFHQRGEPPPPPPPPPPAPSCADAAAFLDTGLDPQDDHSQGKNEKISQLRELLAKNLKNQSGSSSQSLPLNKEIQLPRENVRDSVVNIAKSVVTEGAFKPVTNTGIVTINGSTSTGQAGSNSHKHRATITNGNGTAMPYTNPGGPGQISTAAATHLYNGNSHNVPQSPTTRTQQYDFVPISDGCHSPGNFHTKSPVGFVQRGHSPSKMSKPAMMGGSLQTSPISHSTAASPFVSPRNTPVPRSRLCPRPIPKLNGRKRRNPLSLGVGDPNSKPFAIPNEQKFFPKTSLCGPNVKYCQPMSAPPSPNILTSQYKSHMFQCNAGVSNGSSNLHLNFLPNVQFRDGINGDMAQPLSADPLSSEVSQFFQESLGSYRADHEACFRSQSVPLKPGVGAPLASYMHTPVGSVPPTPVPNEFCDFGSLADTCDISKAGLNPETLDKIYDAIDSSNNVLNSTAAQSLLSSGNPLSNGCDPLPEPQILSDEQLNSLIPGDEELLDQSPGQLANHFNHSYPEDTSAAPDNVEDFLKRAHSIEFDLSELVTDKNKYYTSRSVPSTPLPFKRAASNLQIDSRRPRELFGPGEYSSASNGISSKSVPSTPQLGEERSVFSYSNRDFLINGNSVEACGALGGARAAGGALEGEALASPLHEMDMLEPLTPAAELLADLDKIDGPPYVDL
- the LOC134661412 gene encoding uncharacterized protein LOC134661412 isoform X2, which translates into the protein MLELSRHVASAGPSRAPAPPSHTPLPLASSHVPGSSEDPTNRQLMKQLKRKLQTQGTPGRPKKNKGVELLSESPPSTSYAAHGARGGHAPPGHVPPGHAPVKHESEPAAEPPYHYQPTYVYEARPPSFPPYAAPPRAHPPPAPHPAIPGHDYRPDAYVFEPPYAPRDLTDATHNLPINLSSDASLDLSTERTEWQRRRPPEPPPAPVRLHLPGKKLILETYQSEARAGSPRPSPADSRAPPAGPSTHVPEDFPRTEYLPKKMRAAEILGGKLNAARQALAASTSASGTGAESSSRSEVAFLEDPKNVSSRSKSTAAALAREQQEAASPTRSVKAPTPKCERSKIRKAALERITRTKRTSTDGTDSPERSATPDSCCGLDGINIKTGMICEEKHSEILNRERVISICNIDKHALDDYLNEGNSQEHEEELLQYFHQRGEPPPPPPPPPPAPSCADAAAFLDTGLDPQDDHSQGKNEKISQLRELLAKNLKNQSGSSSQSLPLNKEIQLPRENVRDSVVNIAKSVVTEGAFKPVTNTGIVTINGSTSTGQAGSNSHKHRATITNGNGTAMPYTNPGGPGQISTAAATHLYNGNSHNVPQSPTTRTQQYDFVPISDGCHSPGNFHTKSPVGFVQRGHSPSKMSKPAMMGGSLQTSPISHSTAASPFVSPRNTPVPRSRLCPRPIPKLNGRKRRNPLSLGVGDPNSKPFAIPNEQKFFPKTSLCGPNVKYCQPMSAPPSPNILTSQYKSHMFQCNAGVSNGSSNLHLNFLPNVQFRDGINGDMAQPLSADPLSSEVSQFFQESLGSYRADHEACFRSQSVPLKPGVGAPLASYMHTPVGSVPPTPVPNEFCDFGSLADTCDISKAGLNPETLDKIYDAIDSSNNVLNSTAAQSLLSSGNPLSNGCDPLPEPQILSDEQLNSLIPGDEELLDQSPGQLANHFNHSYPEDTSAAPDNVEDFLKRAHSIEFDLSELVTDKNKYYTSRSVPSTPLPFKRAASNLQIDSRRPRELFGPGEYSSASNGISSKSVPSTPQLGEERSVFSYSNRDFLINGNSVEACGALGGARAAGGALEGEALASPLHEMDMLEPLTPAAELLADLDKIDGPPYVDL
- the LOC134661412 gene encoding uncharacterized protein LOC134661412 isoform X3, whose translation is MDSTAPFQPWAKDGVKNVKSERELVDDAKLHQENVNHPKHTQTASYDKDSISASNEDPGPSIATDPTAGPSRSKEPRMDSEKIASMQQFIENTLSHEGRQRVAQLLEEVESLSGAERLLLYLRLPTGIPPHDPLKQPINPLGSRAELQQTVTWIQTHLEVDPDVSLPKQDVYDEYIAHCMSSNMKPLSTADFGKVMKQVYPSVRPRRLGTRGNSRYCYAGLRKKIKLEVPQLPDLGESSKGLRDTSRDTERTVLDWAESKLGIKFSSMLELSRHVASAGPSRAPAPPSHTPPPLASSHGSSEDPTNRQLMKQLKRKLQTQGTPGRPKKNKGVELLSESPPSTSYAAHGARGGHAPPGHVPPGHAPVKHESEPAAEPPYHYQPTYVYEARPPSFPPYAAPPRAHPPPAPHPAIPGHDYRPDAYVFEPPYAPRDLTDATHNLPINLSSDASLDLSTERTEWQRRRPPEPPPAPVRLHLPGKKLILETYQSEARAGSPRPSPADSRAPPAGPSTHVPEDFPRTEYLPKKMRAAEILGGKLNAARQALAASTSASGTGAESSSRSEVAFLEDPKNVSSRSKSTAAALAREQQEAASPTRSVKAPTPKCERSKIRKAALERITRTKRTSTDGTDSPERSATPDSCCGLDGINIKTGMICEEKHSEILNRERVISICNIDKHALDDYLNEGNSQEHEEELLQYFHQRGEPPPPPPPPPPAPSCADAAAFLDTGLDPQDDHSQGKNEKISQLRELLAKNLKNQSGSSSQSLPLNKEIQLPRENVRDSVVNIAKSVVTEGAFKPVTNTGIVTINGSTSTGQAGSNSHKHRATITNGNGTAMPYTNPGGPGQISTAAATHLYNGNSHNVPQSPTTRTQQYDFVPISDGCHSPGNFHTKSPVGFVQRGHSPSKMSKPAMMGGSLQTSPISHSTAASPFVSPRNTPVPRSRLCPRPIPKLNGRKRRNPLSLGVGDPNSKPFAIPNEQKFFPKTSLCGPNVKYCQPMSAPPSPNILTSQYKSHMFQCNAGVSNGSSNLHLNFLPNVQFRDGINGDMAQPLSADPLSSEVSQFFQESLGSYRADHEACFRSQSVPLKPGVGAPLASYMHTPVGSVPPTPVPNEFCDFGSLADTCDISKAGLNPETLDKIYDAIDSSNNVLNSTAAQSLLSSGNPLSNGCDPLPEPQILSDEQLNSLIPGDEELLDQSPGQLANHFNHSYPEDTSAAPDNVEDFLKRAHSIEFDLSELVTDKNKYYTSRSVPSTPLPFKRAASNLQIDSRRPRELFGPGEYSSASNGISSKSVPSTPQLGEERSVFSYSNRDFLINGNSVEACGALGGARAAGGALEGEALASPLHEMDMLEPLTPAAELLADLDKIDGPPYVDL